TGCGGCAGCTTGATCCAGTGGTCGGTGTCGAAGGCCAGCCCGAAGCCGTCCGAGCCGATTACCGCGCCGGGATGCACCAGCACGCGCTGGCCCAGCGTGACCCGGGTGACCAGGGTGACCCGCGCCACCAGCCGCGATTGCGCACCCACTGTGCAGCCCTCGCCGATGATGCAGTGCGGGCCGAGTACGGCGCCGTCGCCGATCACCGCGCCGTCGGCGATCACGCAGCCCGGGCCGATGCTGGCGCTGGCGCTGACCTGCGCACCGGCGGCGACCACGGCGCTGGGGTGCACGCCTGCGGGTGCGGCTGGCAGCCGTTCAAACAGCACGGCGATCTTCGCGTAGGCGACGTAGGGGTCGCGCGCAAGCAGCGCCGCGGTGGGACAGTCGGCAAGGTTCTCCTCGCGCAGCACCACCACGCCGGCGCGCGTGGCGGCCAGCTGGGCCGAGTACTTGCTGTTGGAGAGGAAGCTCAGCTGGCCGGGGCCGGCGCCGGCCAGAGTGCCGACGCCGTCGATGAGCCGTGCGCCGTCGCCGCTGAGACCGAGGCCGAACCGCTCGGCCAGCTCGGTCACCGTGTAGTTGATTGCGCTCATGGGTGGCTCCGGAACCTGCGGCCATTGTAGGGGGTGGCGCCCCCGGCTGCGGTGCGCCGCGGCGGCAAAAGAAAGCGCGGCCTGGCCGCGCTTTCGTTCGACTCCTGACCGGGTCAGCTCAGAACTGGCTGCCGAAGGTGAACTGGATGCGCTCCTCGTAGTTGCGATCGGCGGCCTTCGAGCGCAGCGGCATGGCGAAGCTGATGATCAGCGGGCCGATCGGTGCCTGCCATTGCAGCGACAGGCCGGTGGAGGCGCGCAGCTCGCTGGCGTCGAAGCTCTTGTAGTCCTTGTAGACATTGCCGACGTCCATGAACCAGGACACGCGCGCGGTGTTGACGTCCTTCAGGAACGGCAGCGGCAGGAACACCTGCGCGGTGCCGAGCACCTTGAACGCGCCGCCGATCGGCTGTGAATAGTAGGCGCCGTTGTTGCATGTGCCTTTGGCGTCCGGAGCGCTGCCGTCGATGCAGACCCGCGGCCCCAGCGTGTTGTCCTGGTAGCCGCGCACGTCGCGCACGCCGCCGGCGTAGAAGTTCTGCCAGAACGGCAGGTCCTGGCGCATGTCGGTGAGGACATGGTTGGGGTTCTGCGCCAGGCTGGCACTCTTCAGCGCCGCGAAGGCATCGTCGCTGATGCCGTTGCCGCCGTAGGTCTTGCCGTAGCCGACCTGGCCATCGAGGTACAGCACGAAGCCCTTGCCGATCGGCCAGTAGTGGTTGATCTCGGTATTGAGCTTCCAGTACTGCACGGTCGAGCCGGGCAGGGCGACGTCGGTCGAGGCGGAGATCAAACCACCGCGGGTCGGTGCCCAGTAGCTGTTGCGGGTGTCGTGGTTCCAGCCCAGCGTGCCGGTCCAGGTGTGGATGGTCTTGTTGCCGATCTCGTTCTGGTAGTCGAGCAGCACTTCCGGACTGTAGCCCTGGAACAGGTTGACATTGTTGCTGCTGACGCCCAGGCCCACGCGCAAGCCGTCGGTTTCGCTGATCGGGATGCCGAGGTAGGTGGAGAAGCTCTTGGCGCTGGTGGCGTAGTTCGCGAAGTCGGTATTGCCGTAGTCGGTTTTCGAGTACGAGGCGCTGTAGCCGATGCCGATACCACTGTCGGTCAGGTACGGGTTGTAGTAGTTGAGGCCGAGCCGGGTGTAGTAGGTGCTGCGCTCGCCGCTGATCGAGAAGCTGTCGCCGGTGCCGAACAGGTTGTTCTGCGACACCGAGGCATTCAGGATGATGCCGGAATATTGCGAGTAGCCGATGCCGAACTGCATGCTGCCGGCGGACTGCTCCTCGACCTTGACCGTGACGTCCACCTTGTCCTGCGTGCCGGGCACCATCTTCTGGTCGATGTCGACCTTCTTGAAATAGCCCAGCCGCTGCAGGCGGACCTTGGAGCGGTCGACCGCCGCCTGGTTGTACCAGGTGCCCTCAAGCTGGCGCATCTCGCGGCGCAGCACGTCGTCCTCGGTGCGCGTGTTGCCTTGGAACACCACCCGACGCACGTACACGCGCTGGCCGGGTTCGACGTACAGGGTCAGGTCGACCGTGCGCTTTTCCTTGTCCAGCTTCGGGATCGGGGTGACCTTGGCGTAGGCGTAGCCGATGTTGGCCAGGATCGCCTTGATCGCCTTGGTGCTGGCTTCGACCGCGGCGCGGTTGAAGGTCTCGCCCGACTTGACGAAAACCAGCTGGCGCATGGTCGCCTCCGGCAGGATCAGGTCGCCGAGCAGCTTGACGTCGGCGACCTTGTAGATCTCGCCTTCCTTGATGCTGGCGTCGATGTACATCGCGCGCTTGTCCGGCGCAATTGCCACCTGGGTGGAGTCAACGCCGAAGTCGGCGTAGCCGCGGTCCATGTAGTAGGACTGCAGCTTCTCCAGGTCGCCGGAAAGCTTTTCGCGCGAGTACTGGTCGTCCTTCGAATACCACGACATCCAGTTGGTGGTGTCGGACTCGAAATTCTTGCGGATCTGCTTGTTTGTGAACGCATGGTTGCCGAGGATGTTGAGTTCCTTGATCTTGGCCGCCTTGCCCTCGCGGATCTCGATCTCGACGGCGACGCGGTTGCGGTCCAGCCGGGTCACGTGCGGGTCGACCGAGACGTTGTACTTGCCGCGGTTGTAGTACTGCCGGGTCAGCTCCTGCTGCACGTTGTCCAGCGCCAGGCGGTCGAAGGTCTCGCCTTCGGTGAGGCCGATCTCCTTCAGGCCCTTCTTCAGGTCGTCGGTCTTGATGTCCTTGTTGCCGCGCAGGGTCAGCTTGGCGATCGACGGCCGCTCGACCACCTTGATCACCAGGATGCTGCCTTCGCGCTCGAACTCCACGTCGCTGAAGAACTTGGTGCGATACAGCGCGCGGATGGCGCGCTGGGCGCCGTCGTTGGTCAGCTGGTCGCCTTTGTTGATCGGCAGGTAGTTGTACACGGTACCGGCCGAGATCCGGCTGAGGCCGTCGATGCGGATGTCCGACACCACGAACGGGTCGAACGCGAACGCATTGGCGGAGAGGGAGGCAAGCAGGATCAGCGCGGCGATACGCTTCATCGTCGATTCCGTTGGTTATTCCGATGGAGCGGCCGGCACGGCCGCCCCGATCAATGCATGAGGCAGGGCCAGGCCCTGCCTCGAAGGTGGATCCGCATGCCATCGCGGCGTTACTTTGGCGGACGCATCGCCGCGCCGTGCTGCCGCGAACCTGCGTGTCGCCGCCATGCTGTGTCCGCCGACCCTCGGCATCACGACAGCAGCATGCGGTGGATATCGTTGTAGAACGCCAGCCCCATCAGGGTGAACAGCAACGCCAGGCCGATGTACTGGCCCACCATCATCGCCTGTTCGCTGACCGGGCTGCCCTTGATCAATTCGACGAGATAATACAGCAGGTGCCCGCCATCCAGGACCGGGATCGGCAGCAGGTTGAGGATCGCCAGGCTCAGCGACACCAGCGCGAGGAACTGCAGGAACCATGGCAGGCCCATGCCGGCCGACGCATTGGCCACCTCGGCAATGCCGATCACGCCGGACAGGTTGCGCGTCGAGGCCTCGCCAGTAAGCATCTTGCCGAGCATGCTGAAGGTCTGCGTGGTGTTGCGCCAGGTGGTAGCGAGCGAGGCGGCCATTGCCTTCAGCGGGCCGTAGTTCACGGTGGCCGCTTCGACCGGCGGCGCGCCGACGCCCAGCACCCACTTCGGCGGCTGGCCTTCGAGCGATTCCCACTTGGCGGTGATGTCCAGCCGCAACGGCTGCCCGTGGCGCTCGATGCCGATCGCCAGCCTCGGCGACTTGGCCGCTGCGGTCTGCACCAGCTTGCCGAACGCGGCGAAGTCGTCCGCCGACTGGCCGTTGACGCTGACGATGCGGTCGCCGCCGCGCATGCCGGCCAATGCAGCCGGCTGGCCGGCCATCACGGTGGCGGCGACCGCCGGCGGTGGTGCCAGCTTCAGGCCGAGCTTGCCCAGGTACTGGCCCACGTCCTGCCCCGGGGGCAGTTCGTCCAGCGGCAGCACCAGTTCGCGCTGGTGGCCGTCGGCGCCGCGCACGGTGAGCGGCAGCGGTGCGCGCCCGAGCAGGGCGTTGGCCAGCGCGTCCATCGAGTCGGTCCAGGTGGAGACGTCGCGGCCGTCGATGCTGAGCAGGCGGTCACCTGGCTGGATGCCGGCGCTGGCGGCGATGCTCTGCGGCGTGGCGGTCACCAGCGGAGCCACGTCCGGGCGACCCAGCATGAACATCAGCCAGAACGCGGCGATGGTGAAGATCAGGTTGAAGCCTGGCCCGGCCGCCACGATGGCGATGCGCTGCCACACCGGCTTGCCGGTGAATTCCTGCCCGCGCAGCGCCGGGTCGACCTCGCCCTCGCGTGCGTCGAGCATCTTCACATAGCCGCCCAGCGGGATCGCGGCGATCTGGTACTCGGTGCCGTCACGGCCGTTGCGCTTCCAGATCGCGTTGCCGAAACCGACCGAGAAGCGCAGCACCTTGACCCCACAGCGGCGCGCGACCCAGTAGTGGCCGAATTCGTGGAAGGTCACCAGTACGCCGAGCGTGACCAGCAGCCAGAACACCGAGCCGAAGAAGGCAGTCATCGAATACCGTGGCGAAAAGTCATCGAAGCAAGAATATCAGCAAGCATTGCGCAGAACGCGGCGGGCAGCCTCCCGCGCCGCATGGTCGCGTTCACCCAGGGTTTCAACATCGACCACGGCTTGCCCCGGCAGTTCCGCCAGCACGGCCTCGACCACGTCTGCAATCGCCAGAAATGGCAGCGTGCCGGCCAGGAAGGCTGCCACCGCCACTTCGTTGGCGGCATTCAGCACGGCGGGGCTGTCGCCGCCGGCACGCAACGCCTGGAACGCCAGCGCCAGGCAGCGGAAGGTGGCCAGGTCCGGCGGCTCGAACTGCAGCGGGGCGCAGGCGGCCAGGTCCAGCGACGGCACGCCGGACTCGACCCGCTCCGGCCAGGCCAGCGCATGGGCGATCGCGGTGCGCATGTCCGGGTTGCCGAGCTGGGCCAGTACCGAGCCGTCGACGTATTCCACCATCGAATGCACCAGGCTCTGCGGATGCACCACCACGTCGATCGCCTCGGCCGGCGCGCCGAACAAATGGTGCGCCTCGATCACCTCCAGGCCCTTGTTCATCAGCGTGGCCGAGTCGACCGAGATCTTGCGCCCCATCACCCAGTTCGGATGCTTGCAGGCCTGGTCCGGCGTGATGTCCGCCAGTTGCGCGCGCGTGCGGCCGCGGAACGGGCCGCCGGAGGCGGTCAGGATCAGCCGGCGCACGCCGCTGCGGCGCAGCTCGGGGCGTCCGCCCGGCAGGCACTGGAAGATCGCGTTGTGTTCGGAGTCGACCGGCACCAGCGCGCCGCCGCCGGCGGCGACCGCTTGCAGCAGCAGCGGACCGGCCATCACGATGGATTCCTTGTTGGCCAGCAGCAGGTGCTTGCCGGCGTACGCAGCGGCCAGGGTGGATTCGAGCCCGGCGGCGCCGACGATCGCCGCGACCACGGTGTCGCACAGTTCGCCGGCGGCAGCCGCCGCCAGCGCGGCATGACCGCTGGCCACTTCGCAGCGCACGCCGCCGGCGGCCAGCCGGCGCGCCAGCTCGGCTTCCAGCGAGGGATCGGCGATCACCGCCAGATCCGGCCGGTGCTGCGCGCACAACGCCGCCAGCGCCTCGACCTGGCGATGCGCGGTCAGCACGCTGGCGCGGAAGCGATCGGGATGGCGCGCGATGACGTCGAGCGTGCTGCCGCCGATCGAACCGGTGGCGCCGAGGACGGCGACGTTCTTCACAGGCCGAGCTCCAGCAGCGCCAGGCCGGCAGCGAACACCGGCAGCGCGGCGAACACGCTGTCCAGACGGTCCAGCAGGCCGCCGTGGCCGGGGAACAGGGTGCCCGAATCCTTTACCTGCGCGTGTCGCTTCATCAGGCTCTCGATCAGGTCGCCGACGATCGATGCCGCTACCGTCAGCGCCGCCAGCAGCGCCAGTGCCAGCAGCGCGGCGCCGCGCACACCGAGCAGCCAGCCGCCGGCCTGGGCCACCAGCACGCCGGCCGCCATCGCGCCGTAGGCGCCGGCCCAGGTCTTGCCGGGGCTGATCTGCGGCGCCAGCTTGCGCTTGCCGAATGTACGGCCGCTGAAATACGCGCCGATGTCGGACGCCCACACGATCACCAGCGCCAGCAGGGTCCACCAGTGGCCGTGCGGCAGGCGGGCATGGATGCCGACCAGGGCGACCCAGGTCGGAAAGATCACCAGCGCGCCGGCGAGCAGTTTCAGGCTGCGGTTCTCGCGGGTGGGTGCCGCGGCGAACGCGAAGTGGCGCA
This genomic stretch from Rhodanobacter thiooxydans harbors:
- the lpxD gene encoding UDP-3-O-(3-hydroxymyristoyl)glucosamine N-acyltransferase, which translates into the protein MSAINYTVTELAERFGLGLSGDGARLIDGVGTLAGAGPGQLSFLSNSKYSAQLAATRAGVVVLREENLADCPTAALLARDPYVAYAKIAVLFERLPAAPAGVHPSAVVAAGAQVSASASIGPGCVIADGAVIGDGAVLGPHCIIGEGCTVGAQSRLVARVTLVTRVTLGQRVLVHPGAVIGSDGFGLAFDTDHWIKLPQLGGVRIGDDCEIGANTTIDRGALDDTVLEEDVRLDNQVQIAHNVHVGAHTAMAGCAAVAGSAKIGRYCMIAGNAGVLGHLELADRVTITAKSLVTHSIREPGEYSSGVPLQDNRQWRKNAARFKHLDEYARRVSALEKDSNNE
- the bamA gene encoding outer membrane protein assembly factor BamA, which gives rise to MKRIAALILLASLSANAFAFDPFVVSDIRIDGLSRISAGTVYNYLPINKGDQLTNDGAQRAIRALYRTKFFSDVEFEREGSILVIKVVERPSIAKLTLRGNKDIKTDDLKKGLKEIGLTEGETFDRLALDNVQQELTRQYYNRGKYNVSVDPHVTRLDRNRVAVEIEIREGKAAKIKELNILGNHAFTNKQIRKNFESDTTNWMSWYSKDDQYSREKLSGDLEKLQSYYMDRGYADFGVDSTQVAIAPDKRAMYIDASIKEGEIYKVADVKLLGDLILPEATMRQLVFVKSGETFNRAAVEASTKAIKAILANIGYAYAKVTPIPKLDKEKRTVDLTLYVEPGQRVYVRRVVFQGNTRTEDDVLRREMRQLEGTWYNQAAVDRSKVRLQRLGYFKKVDIDQKMVPGTQDKVDVTVKVEEQSAGSMQFGIGYSQYSGIILNASVSQNNLFGTGDSFSISGERSTYYTRLGLNYYNPYLTDSGIGIGYSASYSKTDYGNTDFANYATSAKSFSTYLGIPISETDGLRVGLGVSSNNVNLFQGYSPEVLLDYQNEIGNKTIHTWTGTLGWNHDTRNSYWAPTRGGLISASTDVALPGSTVQYWKLNTEINHYWPIGKGFVLYLDGQVGYGKTYGGNGISDDAFAALKSASLAQNPNHVLTDMRQDLPFWQNFYAGGVRDVRGYQDNTLGPRVCIDGSAPDAKGTCNNGAYYSQPIGGAFKVLGTAQVFLPLPFLKDVNTARVSWFMDVGNVYKDYKSFDASELRASTGLSLQWQAPIGPLIISFAMPLRSKAADRNYEERIQFTFGSQF
- the rseP gene encoding RIP metalloprotease RseP gives rise to the protein MTAFFGSVFWLLVTLGVLVTFHEFGHYWVARRCGVKVLRFSVGFGNAIWKRNGRDGTEYQIAAIPLGGYVKMLDAREGEVDPALRGQEFTGKPVWQRIAIVAAGPGFNLIFTIAAFWLMFMLGRPDVAPLVTATPQSIAASAGIQPGDRLLSIDGRDVSTWTDSMDALANALLGRAPLPLTVRGADGHQRELVLPLDELPPGQDVGQYLGKLGLKLAPPPAVAATVMAGQPAALAGMRGGDRIVSVNGQSADDFAAFGKLVQTAAAKSPRLAIGIERHGQPLRLDITAKWESLEGQPPKWVLGVGAPPVEAATVNYGPLKAMAASLATTWRNTTQTFSMLGKMLTGEASTRNLSGVIGIAEVANASAGMGLPWFLQFLALVSLSLAILNLLPIPVLDGGHLLYYLVELIKGSPVSEQAMMVGQYIGLALLFTLMGLAFYNDIHRMLLS
- a CDS encoding 1-deoxy-D-xylulose-5-phosphate reductoisomerase; this translates as MKNVAVLGATGSIGGSTLDVIARHPDRFRASVLTAHRQVEALAALCAQHRPDLAVIADPSLEAELARRLAAGGVRCEVASGHAALAAAAAGELCDTVVAAIVGAAGLESTLAAAYAGKHLLLANKESIVMAGPLLLQAVAAGGGALVPVDSEHNAIFQCLPGGRPELRRSGVRRLILTASGGPFRGRTRAQLADITPDQACKHPNWVMGRKISVDSATLMNKGLEVIEAHHLFGAPAEAIDVVVHPQSLVHSMVEYVDGSVLAQLGNPDMRTAIAHALAWPERVESGVPSLDLAACAPLQFEPPDLATFRCLALAFQALRAGGDSPAVLNAANEVAVAAFLAGTLPFLAIADVVEAVLAELPGQAVVDVETLGERDHAAREAARRVLRNAC
- a CDS encoding phosphatidate cytidylyltransferase, whose translation is MLLQRILTALVLAPLAILIILLPPTGVFAGIAALAFLAAWWEWAQLSGLQSHAWRAALLVVAAAVFALLWRGHATALSPLLLAAGVAWWLLACLWLRHFAFAAAPTRENRSLKLLAGALVIFPTWVALVGIHARLPHGHWWTLLALVIVWASDIGAYFSGRTFGKRKLAPQISPGKTWAGAYGAMAAGVLVAQAGGWLLGVRGAALLALALLAALTVAASIVGDLIESLMKRHAQVKDSGTLFPGHGGLLDRLDSVFAALPVFAAGLALLELGL